From Nitrospira sp. SG-bin1, the proteins below share one genomic window:
- a CDS encoding ATP phosphoribosyltransferase — protein sequence MLTIALSKGKLIESALTLFRKAGYEISGLSGESRRLIFVSPQHNMTFLIVRPSDVPTYVEYGGADAGIVGKDVLLEQESDVYEPLDLGFGACRISVAALRGEGSTDRLSSKIRVATKYPRISERYFNTRGIPVEIVKLYGSIELAPVVGLADRIVDLVETGSTLKAHDLVEVEVITQSTARFIVNRASLRLKQEPLMALIRKLRAVLPNQRALSSNGRPRTAGARRKKMVRT from the coding sequence ATGCTGACCATCGCGTTGTCAAAAGGAAAACTCATCGAATCCGCGCTGACGCTCTTTCGGAAAGCGGGGTACGAAATTTCCGGGTTGTCAGGAGAGAGTCGGCGGCTGATCTTTGTCAGCCCACAACATAACATGACCTTCCTCATCGTCCGACCCAGTGACGTGCCGACCTATGTGGAATACGGGGGGGCCGATGCCGGGATCGTCGGGAAAGACGTTTTGCTGGAGCAGGAAAGTGATGTATACGAACCATTGGATTTAGGATTCGGAGCGTGTAGAATCTCGGTCGCCGCGCTCCGTGGAGAGGGATCCACCGATCGCCTGTCGTCCAAGATTCGCGTGGCGACAAAGTATCCCCGGATCAGTGAGCGCTATTTCAATACGCGCGGGATTCCGGTGGAGATCGTCAAGTTATACGGCTCTATCGAGCTGGCTCCGGTGGTGGGGTTGGCGGATCGTATCGTCGATTTGGTCGAAACCGGCAGTACGCTGAAAGCCCACGACCTTGTGGAAGTGGAAGTCATTACGCAATCGACGGCTCGTTTCATCGTCAATCGCGCGAGCCTTCGACTCAAGCAGGAACCGTTGATGGCGTTGATTCGTAAACTCAGGGCGGTATTACCGAACCAGCGAGCACTATCGAGCAACGGGCGTCCTCGGACTGCCGGCGCGCGTCGAAAGAAGATGGTCCGTACATGA
- a CDS encoding UDP-N-acetylglucosamine 1-carboxyvinyltransferase gives MDEILINGGKRLSGEVRISGAKNSALPILAATILGGGECVITNVPRVVDVLTMGKLLGILGAQVSHEGNRAVIRVDAIKSTEAPYDLVKTMRASVLVLGPLVARWGEAKVSLPGGCAIGSRPVNLHLAGLAKLGADISIEHGYITAKAKRLRGDRIYCDTPTVTGTENLMMAASLAEGVTVLENAAREPEIVDLADFLIKRGARIHGAGTDMITVEGVRELHGGDHEVIPDRIEAGTYLVASAITRGDVTVTHCRPRHLEAVLMKFREAGADVQEEKDSVRLTMPDTLRGTDVKTLPFPGYPTDMQAQMVALMSLAEGTSVVTETVFESRFMHVEELRRMGADIRVEANRLVVTGRRKLTGAPVMASDLRASAGLIIAGLAAEGLTQVQRVYHLDRGYERIEEKLGALGADIRRQKVSTKSL, from the coding sequence ATGGACGAAATCCTTATCAACGGCGGTAAACGATTGTCGGGTGAAGTCCGTATCAGTGGCGCAAAAAATTCCGCGCTGCCGATCCTGGCGGCCACCATTCTTGGCGGTGGTGAGTGCGTCATCACCAATGTTCCGAGGGTCGTTGACGTTTTGACGATGGGCAAACTCCTTGGGATTCTCGGGGCTCAGGTGTCTCATGAGGGGAATCGGGCGGTCATCCGAGTCGATGCGATCAAATCGACTGAAGCTCCCTATGATCTCGTCAAGACGATGCGGGCCTCGGTTTTGGTCCTCGGTCCCTTGGTTGCCCGCTGGGGTGAAGCCAAGGTTTCGCTCCCTGGAGGCTGTGCCATCGGCTCCAGACCGGTCAATCTTCATTTGGCGGGGTTGGCAAAATTGGGAGCGGACATTTCCATTGAGCATGGCTATATCACGGCCAAGGCGAAGCGATTGAGAGGTGACCGCATCTACTGTGATACGCCGACGGTGACTGGTACGGAAAACCTTATGATGGCAGCCTCGCTCGCCGAAGGGGTGACGGTGCTGGAAAATGCGGCCAGAGAACCGGAAATCGTCGATCTGGCGGATTTTCTCATCAAGCGGGGTGCGCGAATCCACGGGGCAGGAACCGACATGATTACGGTGGAGGGAGTGCGCGAACTGCATGGCGGAGACCACGAAGTGATCCCGGATCGTATTGAGGCCGGTACGTACTTGGTGGCCTCCGCCATCACTCGCGGCGACGTCACCGTCACTCATTGCCGTCCCAGGCACCTTGAAGCCGTGCTGATGAAGTTCCGTGAGGCTGGGGCCGACGTGCAGGAAGAAAAAGACAGTGTGCGTTTGACCATGCCGGACACGTTGCGAGGAACCGATGTGAAGACGTTGCCTTTTCCTGGGTATCCCACCGACATGCAGGCGCAAATGGTGGCATTGATGAGCCTGGCCGAAGGCACGAGCGTGGTCACCGAAACCGTGTTTGAGAGCCGGTTTATGCATGTCGAAGAATTGCGACGGATGGGAGCCGATATTCGTGTTGAAGCCAACCGGTTGGTGGTGACCGGACGCAGGAAGCTCACCGGAGCTCCGGTCATGGCATCGGACCTTCGTGCCAGCGCCGGTCTGATTATCGCCGGTTTGGCTGCAGAAGGACTGACTCAGGTCCAACGCGTGTACCATCTTGATCGGGGCTACGAGCGAATCGAAGAAAAATTAGGGGCTTTAGGGGCTGATATCCGGCGCCAAAAGGTTTCGACGAAGTCTCTGTAG
- a CDS encoding peptide chain release factor 1, which translates to MEAVLLKKWESLASRFQELTDQLMDPSVVSQPGLLHRLSKERTDLEPAVRLFEAYRENVKQLEDALGILADPSAGTELHKLAAEEKVELERQRIAVEEQVRELLIPKDPRDEKSLVLEIRAGTGGDEAALFAGELFRLYVKYAEKKGFKVDTVEASETGIGGYKNIVALIEGKGAYSHFKYEAGVHRVQRVPVTEASGRIHTSTVTVAVMPEVDEVDVQIDAKDLRIDTFCSSGAGGQSVNTTYSAVRITHLPTGVVVTCQDERSQLKNRTKAMRTLRARIVDAEREKQEAEIAQNRKSQVGSGERSEKIRTYNFPQNRVTDHRVGMTLHKLELVMEGDLDEIVQALKAQQQQAETANV; encoded by the coding sequence ATGGAAGCAGTCTTGCTCAAGAAATGGGAGAGTCTCGCCTCTCGGTTTCAAGAGTTGACCGATCAGCTCATGGATCCGTCCGTCGTCAGCCAGCCGGGCTTGTTGCACAGGTTGAGCAAGGAGCGGACCGATCTTGAGCCGGCGGTCAGACTTTTTGAAGCGTATCGGGAGAATGTGAAACAACTGGAAGACGCGCTGGGGATCCTCGCCGATCCGTCGGCGGGTACTGAGCTGCATAAGCTGGCCGCGGAAGAGAAAGTCGAGTTGGAACGGCAACGGATCGCAGTCGAAGAGCAAGTCAGAGAATTGCTAATCCCAAAGGACCCGCGGGACGAGAAGAGCTTGGTGCTCGAAATTCGCGCCGGGACGGGTGGAGACGAAGCTGCATTGTTTGCCGGGGAACTCTTTCGGCTGTATGTCAAATACGCCGAAAAGAAGGGATTCAAGGTTGACACAGTTGAAGCGTCTGAAACGGGCATCGGAGGGTACAAGAACATCGTCGCCTTGATTGAGGGCAAGGGAGCGTATAGCCATTTCAAGTATGAAGCCGGCGTTCATCGGGTGCAGCGGGTTCCCGTCACGGAAGCGAGTGGCCGCATTCATACGTCGACGGTGACGGTGGCGGTCATGCCCGAAGTCGATGAAGTCGATGTCCAGATCGACGCGAAGGATTTACGGATCGATACCTTTTGCTCGTCGGGAGCCGGTGGACAGAGCGTGAATACCACCTATTCAGCCGTTCGTATCACCCATCTGCCCACTGGGGTGGTCGTGACGTGTCAGGATGAGCGATCTCAGTTGAAAAACCGGACCAAGGCCATGCGTACCTTGCGGGCCCGGATCGTCGATGCTGAACGGGAAAAACAAGAAGCAGAGATCGCGCAGAATCGGAAGTCTCAAGTGGGGTCCGGGGAGCGGAGCGAGAAAATCAGGACGTACAATTTCCCGCAGAACCGTGTTACGGATCACCGTGTCGGCATGACCCTTCACAAACTGGAATTGGTGATGGAAGGTGACCTTGACGAAATCGTTCAGGCGTTGAAGGCACAACAGCAGCAGGCTGAAACCGCCAACGTGTAA